The window GCCAGGTGGCGTGGCGACGAATATCCTTGACCGATACGCGGCGGTGCGGGAAATGCGGTGCGGGAGGGGCAACATCGGTAAATTCACAGCATATTAAACAGCCGTAATTGAAGCCCCCGATCTAGTCTCCTTCTTTCCGGCGAGCGGCGGATGTTTCTTCTTCGCATAAGGCTCGATCTGCTCCGAGTGGTGTGCCTGTATATATCCGTGTGTATTGTATATCTCTGTTGGTGCAGTGGTTGTTTGTTGTATTGGCTTGGGCCTGGCTATCTACGTGGATTATGAACAAATAACTGCTAATCTGGTTGTTGTCTccttttaatttctttattttttatttgctgactttttaataattttgttaatttagttttactaattattatatatatattatatttttttaatattatatatataaaaaatatatttttaatattttatttttgccgTATCCCGCCGCACCCGTATCctcattttttgaaatttgccGAATTCGAGTATGCCCGCACCGCGCATCCCCGCACCCATGCTTCCCAGATCATGAATCATGGGTTATATATACTGGTTGGGTTCTTAATTGCAACTATGGGAATGTGTAACAGTGATGTGCATAATACGTAAtaccttcttcttttttttgtaattttaaagaaaataacgAGAGATTTTAAAACCTAACCTTTAAGATTTCAGATGAACGAAAACCACCAATCCACATAAAACAGCGCTCTGCAGGTGTTTTCCACATTCCCGATAAAATATGGAAGACATCAGCTTTTGCTGCAGCACCTTTAAGCTTAAATACCTCATCAAAATGTGCAGTCACATTGCCGACAACCGTTTGAAGTTCAGTGTCGCTTGCATGTGAACTTACAGCAGCCCTCAGCTCATTTATTTGCCTGTTTTGTTCTTCCAACCATCGTGCATATTCCACATCAAATGCCAGGGCCCCTACATAACGATAACCatatagaaaaatcagaagaGCAACCAAGTAAAAAGTTTTGCAAGGAGAATCAGATATATACACAGGAGAGAGATGCATCCAAGATcagaaaacataaaacaaagatAATGTATCGTTGATGTATGCATTTTCTCGTACCTGTTGCATGGGATTGATCTCCAGCAGTAGAGGTCGAACCACCCTACAATTGAGTAAAAAATGTAATGAGCCTCTATATGCATTTCATTACATACCATAGTCCAtagtcttaaaaataaaaagatacaaTAATTAAATGGTGCAAAAGCGGTAGAAAAGCTGCAAAGGTACTCCCAGTGCTAGAAGAGATCTTGTGTTCAATTTTCAGCTGCCTCTCCCCCTATacttcaaaatatttaaaaatattctggGAAAAAAACATATGGGCAGAGAAAGAAACCTGTGGCCGTGCTTGTTGGACCTCTTGTTCAAGCTGTGTCAACTTTAGCCGGCTACTCTCCAGCTGTTGTACATAAGCCTGCCATAGaagcatttaaaaaaataagtgaaatTATGAAGGGCATGCTCCTGTTATCAAATCATTGGACCCAGTTATATCATGATTGGAGCAATATGAGGCCGGTTGTCACAGCTCTCATAACAGAAACCAGGATCCAAGCGAAAAAAGCTAAATTTACGTGAAAAGAACATACTTTTTTCCTCAATCGGCTTTTTCTGGCAGCTTCACGATTTTGAGCAAGTCTCCGAAGAGTCTGAAATTGTAGTGAAGAGCAAGTTAGCATGAAGTTTGGTACCTTTTcttaatatgtaatattaaacCATGCAACCTTTTGGTCCAAAGATTTTTCTTTTGATCTATCGCTGGAATCAGAAAACATTACAACAGCGCCAGATTGATCTCTGTCAAACTGTATGcaggaaaacaaaaaaaaagtcaGTTCTATTATTCACTTTATAAAATGGCCCTGACCAGTTGGGGTTTAGCATATTATGAAAACCCCCCATCATAACTCCACTGGCTTATTTAAGTCTTGAGATAGGTAATGTTAATCCCTCCATCCATATTAACtgtttttgactttttgacacataCTTTTAAGTGTTAAAAGTGTGGCATCTAAacacaattattttttataaaacttaatacttatatcaaataaagttTGGAATCTGAACTTTAATATGACGTAaggattaaaattttatgtcaaGTATAAACTATTATTTTCTTAGAAAGTTTGAAACAAAAAGGTCTCAAGCACACTCCTAGTGCCTCTCTAATACTTTAAGAGTTCCAAAACTCTCCTCAGGGGCCTCAACAATGAGGAGCATATTTTTCTCCTTGTTTAATTTGATATTAGTAAGTATTGGTTTCCCTCCAATTTCTACCCATCATTTCCCTCCTTTCTGTACTACTGATCTTTTACTTCC of the Daucus carota subsp. sativus chromosome 4, DH1 v3.0, whole genome shotgun sequence genome contains:
- the LOC108218891 gene encoding TGACG-sequence-specific DNA-binding protein TGA-2.1, translating into MLASQHENWGESNMPDRSPRTDTSTDVDPEDKNQRFDRDQSGAVVMFSDSSDRSKEKSLDQKTLRRLAQNREAARKSRLRKKAYVQQLESSRLKLTQLEQEVQQARPQGGSTSTAGDQSHATGALAFDVEYARWLEEQNRQINELRAAVSSHASDTELQTVVGNVTAHFDEVFKLKGAAAKADVFHILSGMWKTPAERCFMWIGGFRSSEILKLLTNQLEPLTEQQLAGIYNLQQSSQQAEDALSQGMEALQQSLSETLANGSSSTSGSSGNVANYMGQMAMAMGKLGTLESFLRQADNLRQQTLQQMHRILTTRQSARALLAIHDYFSRLRALSSLWVARPRE